The proteins below come from a single Portunus trituberculatus isolate SZX2019 chromosome 2, ASM1759143v1, whole genome shotgun sequence genomic window:
- the LOC123502546 gene encoding LOW QUALITY PROTEIN: translation initiation factor eIF-2B subunit epsilon-like (The sequence of the model RefSeq protein was modified relative to this genomic sequence to represent the inferred CDS: deleted 2 bases in 1 codon), with the protein MAPKPGAHEEQALQAVILAQCEQDYGDPVTQDVPKVLAPVANTPLLEYSLEWLERCGVEEAIVYCRADTHLQTIKEHCRAFMSRRWDTTPASHPGGLRVTVVASEDCHSLGDAMRDLYAKSLLKGDFILLQGDTVTTLDLPTLVTEHRESRAADRSAIMTCVYLGEGGRVGSTAERATTATLLVDASTNKLLLHRRRRSTSSRLPIPTELLQGSHDILTYPAAYDPSVAICSEVVPSLFSDNFDYCTLDSLVRGVIEQEELLGYTIKARVVHGGGYAGRAASIPSLIAVSGKWYSGRHSLWSRR; encoded by the exons atgGCCCCCAAACCAGGAGCGCACGAAGAACAAGCATTACAAGCCGTTATTTTGGCCCAATGCGAGCAGGATTACGGCGACCCAGTGACCCAGGATGTGCCCAAG GTGCTGGCCCCCGTGGCAAACACCCCCCTTCTGGAGTATTCCCTGGAGTGGCTGGAGAGGTGTGGGGTGGAGGAGGCCATTGTCTACTGCAGGGCTGACACACACCTTCAAACCATTAAGGAACACTGcag AGCCTTTATGAGTCGGCGGTGGGACACAACACCCGCGAGTCACCCTGGAGGGCTAAGGGTGACTGTCGTGGCCTCAGAGGACTGTCACTCGCTGGGGGACGCAATGAGAGACCTCTATGCTAAGTCTCTTCTTAAGGGTGACTTTATTCTGCTGCAGGGTGACACTGTGACCACCCTAGACCTGCCTACACTGGTGACGGAGCATCG AGAGAGCAGGGCGGCCGACAGGAGTGCCATAATGACCTGTGTGTACCTGGGTGAAGGGGGAAGGGTTGGCAGCACTGCGGAGAGAGCAACAACAGCCACCCTGCTTGTTGACGCTTCCACCAACAAGTTATTGCTACACAGACGCCGG cgctccacctcctccaggcTCCCCATCcctacc GAACTACTCCAGGGGTCACACGACATCTTGACCTACCCAGCTGCATATGACCCCAGTGTGGCGATCTGCTCTGAGGTTGTCCCGTCTCTCTTCTCCGACAATTTCGACTACTGCACTCTGGACAGCTTGGTACGGGGTGTGATTGAGCAAGAGGAGCTGCTGGGGTACACTATTAAGGCCAGGGTGGTACATGGGGGTGGGTACGCTGGCCGGGCTGCCTCTATACCCTCACTCATTGCTGTGAG cgggaaGTGGTACAGCGGCAGGCATTCCCTCTGGTCCCGGAGGTAA